TCCCCCGAACCAGTTGTAGGCGATCACGGCGGGAATGGCGACGAACAACCCCACTCCCGTAGCCACCAGCGCTTCCGAGATGGCCCCCATGAGCCCGGGGCCGGCCGAGGTGAGGTCGTACTGAAGCTGGGAGAAGGCCTGGATGATGCCCAGGACCGTCCCGAAGAGCCCGATGAAGGGCGCGTTGCTGCCGACGGTGGCCAGAAACCCGAGCCGCGCCTGGTAGCGTTCCGTTTCCGTGGCGGTGGCACCCTCCACGAGGTCCTGGACCGAATCGGCTCCCATGTGGTGCTCGCGCAGGCCGAACAGCACGGTGTTGGTTTCCAGGCTGTCGTAGCCCTGAAGAAAGCGCGACGCCGCCGCCATATCGCCCTGCGACAGCAGCTGGCTGAGCCGAGCACGCAGCGCGTCGGCATCCACCGCATGACTACGGTAGAACCAAGCCCGCTCCAGCATGACGGCTACGGAGAGAAGCGAGAGGGCAAACAGCAGCCAAAGCACCCATTCCGCTTCGAATATCGGCAGCTCCATCAGCCTGCCGACAAGTCCTGTATCGCTCGAGGTCATGGATCACGCTCCTCCTTTTTTCCCTTTCCTTACTGGTTCTTCCCGGTTGGGTCGCCTGCGTGCAAGTGAGCGGCCTGTACATCGAGGATACGATTTATCTGGGGAGGGCGCAGTTTAGGGGCATTGGGTTCATATTCGATGCCCGAAATCATTTGCGATACCATGTGCCCGGTATTCCTGCTCGTCGTGCCATGCCAGCTACGCCCGGTCCTCTGCGGTCCGCACGGGTTATCGCTACCGTCGTTCGAGTTGACGCGCCGTGCCGGGGAGGCCACAGAGTCGCGTCCGGGGCTGTGCGGCCCTGTGTCGAGTGGGCATCGGAGAGCGTTACGTGAACGACCTGGCCAAGCACTTCCTTCCGGCTGTTCGGGATCCCGTCTTTGGCTCTGCCCCGACCGCTCCCGGAGCCTCCGGGCTCGTGGAACGGGAAGGGGACCGCCGGTCGCGCGTAACTTTGCTCAATGCGGAGCACATGGGGTGAACGCGGAGGCGCGGACCCGGCACGTCATCGCGCGCCTGCTCACGAACCTGGGCAGCCGCAAGGAGGTCGAACAGTATCTGAAGACCTACGCCGGCGCGGAGGCACAGAAGTTCGCGGTCATCAAGGTGGGAGGGCGGATCCTGGATGAGCAACTGGATGCCCTGACCTCTTCCTTGAGCTTCCTGTACGAGGTTGGGCTGTATCCGGTCGTCGTGCACGGGGCCGGAGCACAGCTCAATCGAGCGCTGGAGGAGGCGGGCATCGCCAGCGAGCGGATCGACGGGCTGCGCGTCACGACTCCTGAAGTCCTCGATGTGGCGCGGCGGGTATTCCAGCTCGAAAACAACCGTATCGTCATGGCGCTCGAACGCATGGGCACTCGCGCGCGTCCGCTTACGTCCGGGGTCTTTCAAGCGCGCACCTCTCCCGATCGGCGCCTCGGGCTGGTCGGCGAGGTCCAGGGCGTGGCGCTCGCGCCGCTGAAATGGTGTATCGAGGCCGGTCAGCTGCCCATCATCGCTCCGCTCGGTGAGTCGGCACAGGGGCAGATCCTCAACCTCAATGCCGATGTAGCGGCGCGGGAGCTGGCTTGGGCGCTCGAGCCACACAAGATCGTGTTTCTTACGGACACGGGCGGGTTGTTGGATGATAAGAAACGCATCTTGGGCGCCGTCAATTTCGCGGAAGACTACGACGAATTGATGGCTCAGGAGTGGGTGAAGGCGGGCATGCGGCTCAAGCTGCAGCAGATCAAGGAACTGCTCGACAAGCTGCCGCTCATGTCCTCCGTGTCGATCACTTCCCCACAACACCTCGCTCGCGAGTTGTTCACGCATACCGGGGCGGGCACCCTGCTGCGGATCGGAGAACGGGTGCGCCGCTTCGACGGTCTCTCGGGGGTCGACTGTGTACGACTGCGCGTTCTGCTCGAAGCGTGCTTCGATGCTGAGCTTGCTCCGGACTACTTCGAGACCCGGCGTTGCTGCCGCGTCTATCTTGCCGACAGCTACCACGGCTCGGCCATAGTGACTCGGCAGGGCGGAATCCCATACCTCGACAAGTTCGCTGTGACCGACGAGGCTCAAGGTCGAGGCGTGGGCGGCAGCATCTGGCAGCGCATGCGACGAGACAACACCAAGCTCTTCTGGCGCGCCCGTGCCGGAAACCCCACCAACGCCTGGTATTTCGCACGCGCCGACGGCATGTACCGCAGTGCCGAATGGGTGATTTTTTGGTACGGGCTCGAGGGTTTTGACGAGATGAAACGTTGCGCCCAACAGGCATTGGCTGTGCCGCCCACGATCCGGCGAGGCAGCCGAGGGGGACGAGCGTGAAGCGCGTCGGCTTGGTCGGTGGACGGGGCTACGTCGGTCGGGAGCTGCTTGGATTGCTGCGCGCGCACCCGTCGTTGCGGTTGGCCTACGCCTCATCACGGGAGCTTGAGGGGCGTCCTGTCTTCGATACCGAGCCAGCACTGTGCTTCGAGGCGCTTTCACCCTCTGACGTCCAAAGCCGCGATGTCGATGCCGTGGTCTTGGCACTACCCAACGGCCGAAGCGCTGACTGGATCGCAGCGCTCGAGAGCCGGGACTCCGGCTGCGTTATTGTCGATCTGTCGAGCGACCAGCGTTTCGCAGCAGGGAGGCACGCGGGGTTCGTCTACGGGCTGCCCGAGCGCTGCCGGGACAAGCTGCGTGGAGCTTGGCGCATCGCCAACCCGGGCTGCTACGCTACGGGGATCCAGCTCGCCGCCGATCCGTTCTTGGAGGTGCTTGATGGACCCTTGCAGGTGTTTGGTGTTTCCGGCTTTAGCGGCGCTGGCACCAGCCCCTCGCCAAGGAACGATCCCGAGCTGCTGCGTGACAACCTTCTCGCCTACCATCTGGTGGGGCATACGCACGAGCGAGAGGCAGCCGAGCAGCTTGGCCACGAGGTACACTTCACGCCCCACGTTGCTTCGTGGTTTCGCGGCATCCACCTGACGCTGGCCTTTCGCTTGAAGCGGCCCATGGCGCTCGAGGTCCTGAGACAGCGGCTCGAGCGACGCTACGAGAACGAACCTCTCGTGCGCGTCCAGCAGCAAGTGCCTCGCGTGCGGGAGATCGTGGGCGAACACCACGTTGCCGTGGGCGGCCTCGCGGCCGATGAGCGCAGAGCCGTCGTCGTAGCGATCATCGATAATCTGCTCAAGGGCGCTGCAACCCAGGCGTTGCAGAACCTCAACCTGGCCCTTGGATTACCGGAGCACCAGGGCTTGGCGCTGCCCGGTACCCTGTGCCGGAAGCTTGATCCAGAGTAGGGCTTGACGATACCGGTGCTCCAGAGTTACGCATCGGTTTTGCGGGTCGCTGGCATGGAGTCCGTGCGACGGAAAAGCGAGGAGGCTTCCATGAAGGTGCCGGTAGCGTGCCAGACGCACGCTTCGAGGCTTGCCACGCGCTCGAGCTCGGTTGCGTGGTCGAGTCTGGTAATGGCGTTGTGGCTAGCGCAGGTGGGCGACGCACGTGCCAAGGATCCCGAGCTTTCGTTCGAGCGCTACCGGCTCGACAACGGGCTCGAGGTCATCCTGCACCGGGACAACAGCGTGCCGATCGTCGCGGTCGACGTGTGGTACCATGTTGGCTCGGGCGATGAAGTGGCAGGCAAGAGCGGCTTTGCTCACCTCTTCGAGCACATGTTGTTCCAGGGTTCGCAGCACGTGGGGGAGGATCGCCATTTCGAGGTGCTCAAGACCGTAGGGGCGAGCGGCGTCAACGGCAGCACCAACACCGACCGCACGAACTACTTCGAGGTCGTGCCGTCGCACCAGCTCGAGACGGCTCTTTGGCTCGAGAGCGATCGCATGGGCTACCTGCTTCCCATACTCAACCGCAAGAGCCTCGACAACCAGATCGATGTGGTGCGCAACGAGAAACGACAGCGCATCGACAACGTGCCCTACGGGTCGAGCTACATGGAGCTCTACGCCGCGCTCTATCCAGAAGGCCACCCGTACCACCATTCGGTGATCGGCAAGCACGAGGATCTCGCGAGCGCGACCGTGGCCGATGTGGTGGGTTTCTACGAGACGTGGTACGCGCCGGCCAACGCGACGCTGGTAATCGCGGGGGACTTCGAGACCACCGCCGTCAGGCTCGCAGTCCAGAAGTGGTTTGGCAGCTTTCCTCTAACCTCCAAGCCCGCCCATCGCAGCGCGGCGGTCCCAGAGGTAACGCGGACGCGCAAGCAGGTCCCCGACGCGTTCGCCAAGCTGCGCCAGATCACGTACGCCTGGCACACCCCCGCGGCCTACCGGGAGGGCGATGCCGAATTCGACATACTGGCCGACGTGCTGGCGAGTCGCACCGGACGGCTTGAGAAGATCCTGGTGCAAGACAGGCAGTTGGCCCAGCGGGTCAGCGCCCGTCAGACCTCGCAACAGCTAGGGTCGTACTTTCAGGTTTCCGCTCTGGTCAAATCCGGCGCCGATCTCGGTCTCGTCGAGCGCATCATGAAAGAAGAAATCGGCAAGGTAGTCGCCCAACCGGTCAGCCAGCGCGAGTTCGACCGCGCGGTGGTGGGCTACGAAGCGCGTTTCGTATGGCGGCTCGAATCGCTTATCGCCCGGGCCGAGACGCTTCACGGCTACAACCACTACCTCGGCGATCCCGGGTCGATCACGCGAGACCTCGACCGCTTCCGCAAGTCTTCGCCGTCGAAGGTCCAATCGTTTGCCGCCAAGCATCTGACCAAGGACAAACGGATCGAGATCCTCACGCTGCCCACCGCCGCTGCAAGCACGAGCTAAGGGCCCGCGGAAGAACAACTCATCCATTTACTTTGTGGTTACTTTGTGGCGGAGCCTAACCATCATGAAAGCCA
The sequence above is drawn from the Pseudomonadota bacterium genome and encodes:
- the argC gene encoding N-acetyl-gamma-glutamyl-phosphate reductase, with protein sequence MKRVGLVGGRGYVGRELLGLLRAHPSLRLAYASSRELEGRPVFDTEPALCFEALSPSDVQSRDVDAVVLALPNGRSADWIAALESRDSGCVIVDLSSDQRFAAGRHAGFVYGLPERCRDKLRGAWRIANPGCYATGIQLAADPFLEVLDGPLQVFGVSGFSGAGTSPSPRNDPELLRDNLLAYHLVGHTHEREAAEQLGHEVHFTPHVASWFRGIHLTLAFRLKRPMALEVLRQRLERRYENEPLVRVQQQVPRVREIVGEHHVAVGGLAADERRAVVVAIIDNLLKGAATQALQNLNLALGLPEHQGLALPGTLCRKLDPE
- a CDS encoding acetylglutamate kinase: MNAEARTRHVIARLLTNLGSRKEVEQYLKTYAGAEAQKFAVIKVGGRILDEQLDALTSSLSFLYEVGLYPVVVHGAGAQLNRALEEAGIASERIDGLRVTTPEVLDVARRVFQLENNRIVMALERMGTRARPLTSGVFQARTSPDRRLGLVGEVQGVALAPLKWCIEAGQLPIIAPLGESAQGQILNLNADVAARELAWALEPHKIVFLTDTGGLLDDKKRILGAVNFAEDYDELMAQEWVKAGMRLKLQQIKELLDKLPLMSSVSITSPQHLARELFTHTGAGTLLRIGERVRRFDGLSGVDCVRLRVLLEACFDAELAPDYFETRRCCRVYLADSYHGSAIVTRQGGIPYLDKFAVTDEAQGRGVGGSIWQRMRRDNTKLFWRARAGNPTNAWYFARADGMYRSAEWVIFWYGLEGFDEMKRCAQQALAVPPTIRRGSRGGRA
- a CDS encoding MotA/TolQ/ExbB proton channel family protein; protein product: MTSSDTGLVGRLMELPIFEAEWVLWLLFALSLLSVAVMLERAWFYRSHAVDADALRARLSQLLSQGDMAAASRFLQGYDSLETNTVLFGLREHHMGADSVQDLVEGATATETERYQARLGFLATVGSNAPFIGLFGTVLGIIQAFSQLQYDLTSAGPGLMGAISEALVATGVGLFVAIPAVIAYNWFGGQVQSRLASSQLLARTLLSHLKAEHANGRQSLSVER
- a CDS encoding insulinase family protein; translated protein: MKVPVACQTHASRLATRSSSVAWSSLVMALWLAQVGDARAKDPELSFERYRLDNGLEVILHRDNSVPIVAVDVWYHVGSGDEVAGKSGFAHLFEHMLFQGSQHVGEDRHFEVLKTVGASGVNGSTNTDRTNYFEVVPSHQLETALWLESDRMGYLLPILNRKSLDNQIDVVRNEKRQRIDNVPYGSSYMELYAALYPEGHPYHHSVIGKHEDLASATVADVVGFYETWYAPANATLVIAGDFETTAVRLAVQKWFGSFPLTSKPAHRSAAVPEVTRTRKQVPDAFAKLRQITYAWHTPAAYREGDAEFDILADVLASRTGRLEKILVQDRQLAQRVSARQTSQQLGSYFQVSALVKSGADLGLVERIMKEEIGKVVAQPVSQREFDRAVVGYEARFVWRLESLIARAETLHGYNHYLGDPGSITRDLDRFRKSSPSKVQSFAAKHLTKDKRIEILTLPTAAASTS